One window of the Ureibacillus sp. FSL W7-1570 genome contains the following:
- a CDS encoding DNA/RNA non-specific endonuclease yields the protein MKKILNSFILTMAAIIMMVGCTSIEPSTNGSDQTVEQSATKERSAETITERFPGYKLIEVDGGDLSGHREPNVVVDIGFGDREYWAFTNEYGQLVRVIADEIILQDDRTEPVTSSGRYYDDEAKVLGVERPDLDEGHVIADSLGGVSNAYNITPQNSTLNRHGDQAYMEDVIRKAGGATDFEAIITYPNTTTQIPSHYKYTYTVNGHKVVDEFDNVDPDKVNESLGLTRNKNSKSAGSNKKGDISAIDTNGDGQVSIKEAKAAGFKMPITKDHWLYPYMHDADQDGLVGE from the coding sequence ATGAAAAAGATATTAAACTCTTTCATTTTGACGATGGCCGCCATTATTATGATGGTTGGTTGCACAAGTATTGAACCGTCAACAAACGGCAGTGATCAAACAGTTGAACAATCCGCAACGAAGGAGAGATCCGCCGAAACCATTACCGAACGTTTTCCAGGATATAAACTGATAGAAGTGGATGGAGGGGATTTGTCCGGGCATCGCGAACCCAACGTGGTAGTGGATATTGGCTTTGGCGATCGGGAGTACTGGGCATTTACGAACGAATACGGGCAGCTTGTAAGGGTGATTGCCGATGAAATCATTTTGCAGGATGACCGCACAGAACCTGTCACATCATCCGGAAGATATTATGATGATGAAGCGAAAGTCCTTGGCGTCGAAAGACCGGATTTGGATGAAGGGCATGTCATTGCCGATTCTTTGGGAGGGGTATCCAATGCATATAACATTACACCGCAAAATAGCACACTGAACCGGCATGGCGATCAGGCCTATATGGAAGATGTGATTCGTAAAGCGGGGGGAGCAACGGATTTTGAAGCGATCATTACATATCCAAATACAACAACACAAATACCTTCCCATTACAAATACACTTACACGGTGAACGGGCATAAGGTTGTGGATGAATTTGATAATGTGGATCCCGATAAAGTAAACGAGTCGCTTGGATTGACCCGCAATAAAAATTCGAAATCAGCCGGTTCCAACAAAAAAGGGGATATTTCCGCGATCGATACAAACGGTGACGGCCAAGTATCCATAAAAGAAGCGAAAGCGGCAGGATTCAAGATGCCGATTACGAAGGATCATTGGCTCTACCCTTATATGCATGATGCGGATCAAGACGGTTTGGTAGGAGAATAA
- a CDS encoding ABC transporter permease subunit: protein MRTFTTLFQKELRESWRSFKFLWMPLLFIFLGISDPIMNYYMEDILNAVGNLPEGFTMTFPDYTPADILLASTGQFQSIGLIVLVILAAGMINRERQNGTALFLYVRPISFTALFFSKWAAINLLAVFSVILGYGASMYYTAILYGTVKPLLFIQMVASYCVWIFFATTIALMFSAMFKTALSITFTVILLPIGVLIQSLIGQFWNVSPWKLADYSVQLLTQSENEYYLKTLVLTIVLTVIFIIIGVLFTRKNASTVKI from the coding sequence ATGAGGACATTCACCACACTATTTCAAAAAGAATTGCGGGAAAGTTGGCGCAGTTTCAAGTTTTTGTGGATGCCGCTCCTTTTTATATTTCTTGGCATCTCGGATCCTATCATGAATTATTATATGGAAGATATTTTAAATGCGGTGGGAAATTTACCGGAAGGATTCACCATGACATTTCCTGATTATACGCCTGCGGATATTTTGCTCGCTTCCACTGGCCAGTTTCAGTCGATCGGTCTTATTGTACTCGTGATACTTGCGGCGGGGATGATCAATCGGGAGAGGCAAAATGGAACGGCCCTTTTCTTATATGTGCGGCCCATTTCATTTACAGCTTTGTTTTTCAGCAAATGGGCGGCAATAAATTTGCTTGCCGTTTTCAGTGTTATTTTAGGTTATGGGGCGAGCATGTATTATACAGCCATTTTATATGGTACTGTGAAGCCCCTTCTTTTTATTCAAATGGTTGCAAGTTATTGTGTCTGGATTTTCTTTGCAACGACCATTGCCCTTATGTTCAGTGCCATGTTCAAAACAGCCCTTTCCATCACATTCACGGTGATCCTTTTGCCTATTGGCGTTCTTATCCAGTCATTGATAGGACAGTTTTGGAACGTTTCACCATGGAAATTGGCGGATTACAGTGTCCAATTATTAACCCAAAGCGAAAACGAATATTATTTGAAAACATTGGTGTTAACAATCGTTTTAACGGTCATCTTTATAATCATCGGTGTCCTATTCACCCGGAAAAATGCTTCGACAGTTAAAATCTAA
- a CDS encoding ABC transporter ATP-binding protein, translated as MITVQHLTKSFGTQTVVSDVSFTLENGSFTALIGPNGAGKTTILSMLAGLLKPTKGTVSMEGIKDIRKEIGFLPQYPQFYPWLTGLEFIEMTAKLSGISAKDAKKEAEKVLEFVGLKDAIRKKTSQYSGGMKQRLGIAQAIVHKPKLLLLDEPVSSLDPVGRREIMNLLKQLQLDSTILYSTHILNDAEEMTDQLLFLKKGQVVEKGSLNEIREKFDVPRIRIQFAKVEEATGYASQTKWSTEVEGTVVYIHIKDHFPTMQQVMGELSNSPFTVLKIERELLTLEEIFMKVVSP; from the coding sequence ATGATTACCGTTCAACATTTAACCAAAAGTTTTGGTACGCAAACTGTGGTATCGGATGTTTCGTTCACCCTTGAAAACGGTTCTTTTACGGCGCTGATTGGTCCAAATGGCGCCGGGAAAACAACCATATTGTCCATGCTCGCCGGCTTATTGAAACCAACCAAGGGAACCGTGAGCATGGAGGGGATCAAGGATATCCGAAAGGAAATCGGATTTTTGCCCCAATATCCGCAATTTTATCCATGGCTGACGGGTCTGGAATTCATTGAAATGACGGCAAAGTTGAGCGGGATTTCCGCAAAGGATGCCAAAAAAGAAGCGGAAAAAGTTTTGGAATTTGTCGGCCTTAAAGACGCCATCCGCAAAAAAACATCCCAATATTCCGGCGGTATGAAACAACGGCTTGGCATTGCCCAGGCAATTGTCCATAAACCGAAACTGCTGTTATTGGATGAACCTGTATCTTCCCTCGACCCGGTTGGAAGAAGGGAAATCATGAATCTGTTGAAACAATTGCAGCTTGATTCCACAATATTGTACTCAACCCATATTTTAAATGATGCGGAAGAAATGACCGATCAACTTCTTTTTTTGAAAAAGGGACAGGTTGTGGAAAAAGGTTCTTTAAACGAGATTCGGGAAAAATTTGATGTGCCCCGTATTCGAATTCAATTTGCGAAAGTTGAAGAAGCTACCGGTTACGCTTCTCAAACAAAATGGTCCACTGAGGTGGAAGGAACCGTTGTTTATATCCATATAAAAGATCATTTCCCCACAATGCAGCAAGTGATGGGGGAACTATCCAATTCCCCATTTACGGTATTAAAGATTGAACGGGAACTGTTGACCCTTGAAGAGATTTTCATGAAGGTGGTATCGCCATGA
- a CDS encoding PLD nuclease N-terminal domain-containing protein yields MDINWALVAPLFVIQVVLLIVALVDLIRIESTNGPKWLWALVIIFINILGPIVYFIFGRKS; encoded by the coding sequence ATGGACATCAATTGGGCGTTAGTGGCCCCGCTGTTTGTAATTCAAGTTGTTTTGCTGATTGTTGCGCTGGTGGATTTAATCCGCATTGAGTCGACGAACGGGCCGAAGTGGCTATGGGCGTTGGTTATCATTTTTATTAATATCCTTGGACCAATTGTGTATTTTATTTTTGGGAGGAAATCATGA
- a CDS encoding helix-turn-helix domain-containing protein, with amino-acid sequence MDHFQFTKIFANRRKELKLTQAQIAEYIGVSRAAVSKWEKGQSYPDITLLPKLAKLFHLSIDELLGYNSQMTKDEIRQTYIRLSKEFSKQPFELVEQEIEELLKEYYSCLPFVLKMAQLYLNYAPKSPDRQKTLNRVIQLCSQVKMFSKDFLLINEATMMEAVALLQLGKPEEVLELLGNDINHPVEANQLIATAHQMIGNSKKAKEIIQVSYYQNLVQLVSYATESMMMEMENGDYVEETVQKIHRLIQLFDLESLHFNTCLIFYYKAAAVFVLKGLQEQAMEMLQCYAKLCIKIKFPMKLQGNSYFYLVTDWIEKTSVIGGEAPRDEQSIKKDLVLTIWNDPIFAPLKEINEFKAMMLNLACHLKVEEVLK; translated from the coding sequence ATGGATCATTTTCAATTTACAAAGATTTTTGCAAATCGTCGAAAAGAATTGAAGTTGACACAGGCACAAATCGCTGAATATATAGGGGTTTCAAGAGCGGCGGTTTCCAAATGGGAAAAGGGGCAAAGTTATCCCGACATTACACTGTTGCCCAAATTGGCGAAATTATTCCATCTCTCAATTGACGAATTATTGGGTTACAATTCCCAGATGACCAAAGATGAAATACGGCAAACCTACATCCGGCTTTCAAAGGAGTTTTCAAAACAGCCTTTTGAACTGGTTGAACAAGAAATTGAGGAACTATTGAAGGAATATTATTCCTGCTTGCCATTTGTTCTAAAAATGGCACAACTTTATTTAAATTACGCTCCCAAATCGCCTGATCGGCAAAAAACATTGAACAGAGTCATTCAACTTTGTTCCCAAGTAAAAATGTTCAGCAAAGACTTTTTGCTCATTAACGAAGCGACGATGATGGAGGCCGTTGCATTATTGCAATTGGGGAAACCGGAAGAGGTTTTGGAATTATTGGGAAATGATATAAATCATCCTGTGGAGGCCAACCAGCTCATTGCAACTGCCCATCAAATGATCGGAAATTCAAAGAAGGCTAAAGAAATCATCCAAGTCAGTTATTATCAAAATTTGGTGCAACTGGTTTCCTATGCAACGGAAAGCATGATGATGGAGATGGAAAACGGGGATTATGTGGAGGAAACGGTTCAAAAAATTCACCGGCTTATTCAGCTCTTTGATTTGGAAAGCCTTCATTTCAATACTTGTCTGATTTTCTACTATAAAGCTGCCGCAGTATTTGTTTTAAAGGGTCTCCAAGAACAAGCGATGGAGATGCTGCAATGTTACGCAAAGCTTTGTATAAAAATAAAATTTCCGATGAAGCTGCAAGGAAATTCTTATTTTTATTTAGTGACCGATTGGATAGAAAAAACATCCGTCATTGGCGGAGAAGCTCCGAGGGATGAACAATCCATTAAAAAGGATTTGGTGCTGACCATTTGGAACGATCCAATTTTTGCACCTCTGAAAGAAATCAACGAATTTAAAGCAATGATGCTTAATTTGGCATGTCATTTAAAGGTGGAGGAGGTTCTAAAATGA
- a CDS encoding cation diffusion facilitator family transporter — translation MMDPNHLNYHGQLEDNKNKNALKWAFIFITSFMLVEVVGGLITNSLALLSDAGHMLTDSLSLGFSLFAIIIGQKEANSKKTYGYRRIEIFAALLNGMTLIGIAIIIVIEAIHRITKPPEIASMGMLIVAVIGLLVNIAVALILNKGNEDNLNVRSAFLHVLGDMLGSVGAITAAILILLFGWKLADPIASMIVAIVISTSGFRVVRESFNIFMEAAPKELSTLMIKEKLLTIEEVQEVADLHLWMITSDYPSFTCHVIVSQDADEQVVLRKIQKMLHDDFSLHHMTIQIEKRNNLQSL, via the coding sequence ATGATGGATCCAAATCATCTTAATTACCACGGTCAGCTCGAAGATAATAAAAATAAAAATGCTCTAAAATGGGCTTTTATTTTTATTACCAGTTTTATGCTTGTCGAAGTGGTTGGGGGACTGATCACAAACAGTTTGGCTTTGCTGTCCGATGCCGGACATATGTTGACGGATTCTTTATCATTGGGTTTCAGTTTATTTGCCATCATCATTGGCCAAAAGGAGGCTAACAGCAAAAAAACTTACGGATACCGCAGAATTGAAATATTTGCCGCCCTCCTGAACGGGATGACATTGATTGGTATCGCCATTATTATCGTGATCGAAGCGATCCACCGCATTACGAAACCGCCGGAAATCGCCAGCATGGGAATGTTGATTGTAGCGGTGATTGGCTTATTGGTAAACATTGCGGTTGCTCTTATTTTAAACAAAGGAAATGAGGATAATCTAAATGTGAGAAGCGCATTTCTCCATGTGCTCGGGGATATGCTCGGATCTGTTGGCGCGATTACCGCTGCGATCTTAATCCTGCTTTTCGGATGGAAATTGGCGGACCCCATTGCCAGCATGATTGTGGCCATAGTCATTAGTACCAGTGGGTTCCGGGTGGTGAGGGAATCATTCAACATATTTATGGAAGCGGCACCGAAGGAATTATCAACCCTCATGATTAAAGAAAAATTGCTTACGATTGAAGAAGTGCAAGAAGTGGCGGATTTGCATCTGTGGATGATCACTTCCGACTACCCTTCATTTACATGCCACGTAATTGTTTCACAAGATGCGGATGAGCAAGTTGTATTAAGAAAAATCCAGAAGATGCTTCACGATGATTTTTCATTGCATCATATGACCATTCAAATTGAAAAAAGAAACAATCTTCAGAGCCTGTAA
- a CDS encoding methyl-accepting chemotaxis protein, protein MKATKINSSMKNKLWTSFLLMLIVPSVIVGVLSYHYAQKVVENEFNESATSSMNSMDEIVTTFFTPLLKNVDYLAETLDATKVAVVENSNIGVSEEISKALESFKATHDDLSLVYIATENGVYINAPASMKNPDDYDPRTREWYQKAMEHKGEAIISAPYTSLATGTLVVTVAETTKDGHGVVAFNVELDTIKNFASQIKIGTSGYAFIADEKRNIVYHPELDEGSEMPNENQYEKLYKQDSGTFSYTFNGKQKEMFFTTNDLTGWKLAGTMYSSEINDRAFPILQNTIIILIASIIIGSVLILLIVRSLIRPIQSLVHSANKIAEGDFTQKVQVKSKDEIGKLGNSFNGMISNLEGMIKKIKQTIEHLASSSEQLSASSTQSAHATEQVSAAVQEIASGAEQANEHIEQNDRLLTNILSGISNISEKSKQVTQLARESSKEAEDGRVAVVENVNQMKHIHESVDKSNEMIQSLSSRSKEIGNILSVISGIADQTNLLALNAAIEAARAGEHGKGFAVVADEVRNLAEQSQSSTKLIEEIIRSIQNDTDTSVKLMNEVLENTNRGLTVTETTAEKFKKIIETSHSITPQIEEITDTMEQIYTNVEDIVAKMNILTKVSQENAANSEDVAAFTEEQLASMEEINSSAKSLTDLAEELRTHINNFKIS, encoded by the coding sequence ATGAAAGCAACAAAAATCAACTCATCAATGAAAAACAAATTATGGACCTCTTTTTTGCTAATGTTAATTGTACCATCCGTCATTGTTGGTGTCCTTTCATACCACTATGCTCAAAAGGTTGTGGAAAATGAATTTAATGAATCCGCTACTTCCTCTATGAACTCAATGGATGAAATTGTGACGACATTTTTTACGCCATTATTAAAAAATGTCGATTATTTAGCGGAGACGTTAGATGCCACAAAAGTCGCCGTTGTAGAAAATTCCAATATCGGTGTAAGTGAAGAAATTTCAAAAGCCCTTGAGAGTTTTAAAGCAACTCATGATGACTTATCCCTCGTTTATATTGCAACAGAAAACGGAGTATACATTAATGCACCTGCCTCAATGAAAAACCCCGATGATTATGATCCACGGACTAGAGAATGGTATCAAAAAGCCATGGAACATAAAGGTGAAGCGATTATTTCGGCACCTTATACCTCTTTAGCAACTGGAACATTAGTTGTCACAGTAGCCGAAACAACGAAAGATGGACATGGTGTTGTTGCATTTAATGTAGAGCTAGATACAATTAAAAACTTTGCTTCCCAAATTAAAATCGGAACGTCCGGTTATGCCTTTATTGCTGACGAAAAACGCAATATTGTTTATCATCCGGAGCTGGATGAAGGTTCAGAAATGCCAAATGAAAACCAATATGAAAAACTATATAAACAAGATTCCGGCACTTTCAGTTATACATTTAACGGCAAACAAAAAGAAATGTTTTTTACAACCAACGATTTAACAGGTTGGAAGTTGGCTGGAACTATGTATTCCAGTGAAATCAACGATCGAGCTTTCCCAATTCTCCAAAATACGATCATTATCCTGATTGCGAGCATCATCATTGGCAGCGTATTAATCCTGTTAATTGTTCGTTCATTAATCAGACCAATCCAATCATTGGTTCATTCTGCCAATAAAATCGCTGAAGGAGATTTTACTCAGAAAGTTCAAGTAAAATCAAAAGATGAAATCGGAAAACTCGGCAACAGTTTTAACGGAATGATCAGCAATCTGGAAGGCATGATTAAAAAAATTAAGCAAACGATTGAACATTTGGCTTCTTCATCGGAACAATTATCAGCAAGTTCAACCCAATCCGCTCATGCAACAGAACAAGTTTCAGCCGCTGTTCAAGAAATTGCAAGCGGAGCGGAACAAGCCAATGAACATATCGAACAAAATGATAGATTGCTTACAAATATTCTTAGCGGCATATCCAACATCTCTGAAAAATCGAAACAAGTAACACAACTTGCCAGAGAATCTTCAAAAGAAGCTGAAGATGGAAGAGTAGCCGTTGTGGAAAACGTAAATCAAATGAAACATATTCATGAATCTGTCGACAAATCCAATGAAATGATTCAATCATTATCTTCCCGTTCAAAAGAAATCGGCAATATTTTAAGTGTTATCAGCGGCATTGCTGATCAAACCAACCTGCTTGCATTAAATGCGGCCATTGAAGCGGCTCGCGCTGGCGAACACGGTAAAGGCTTCGCTGTTGTTGCGGATGAAGTAAGAAATCTAGCTGAACAATCTCAATCTTCCACTAAATTAATAGAAGAAATTATTCGAAGCATTCAAAATGATACGGACACTTCCGTAAAATTAATGAATGAAGTGCTGGAAAATACGAACCGAGGATTAACCGTCACTGAAACGACAGCAGAAAAATTTAAAAAAATCATAGAAACATCCCATTCGATTACACCACAAATCGAAGAAATTACAGACACAATGGAACAGATTTATACGAACGTGGAAGATATTGTTGCAAAAATGAATATTCTTACAAAAGTTTCCCAAGAAAATGCCGCTAACTCTGAAGATGTTGCAGCATTTACGGAAGAACAATTGGCTTCCATGGAAGAAATCAATTCCTCTGCAAAATCTTTAACAGACTTAGCGGAAGAACTAAGAACACATATAAACAATTTTAAAATTTCATGA
- a CDS encoding VanW family protein: protein MRLSEIHPIFYHARIEQKRLFRAITDFTNRNQFAKTRDLTTTFPFTCKKHQSLLRRKLGNSDPQLQENKITNLKIATSKIDGVIIRPGETFSFWKLVGRTTKSKGYIEGMQLKMGEVKTGIGGGICQLANLLYWMALHTPLVVVERHHHSFDPFPDSGRTLPFGSGASVFYNYVDLRFYNPTNQSFQIKVWVTDKHLKGAIYTDTEMPCSYHIEERNHQFLQKDGKNYRQNEIWRKTYDKVTGQMIKEELLIENFSEVKYPIPPEAFQHSGYEFCVVDEA, encoded by the coding sequence TTGAGATTGTCTGAAATTCATCCGATTTTCTATCACGCTCGCATCGAGCAAAAAAGACTTTTTCGAGCAATCACAGATTTCACGAACAGAAACCAGTTTGCCAAAACGCGAGATTTAACGACCACTTTCCCTTTTACTTGCAAAAAACATCAATCATTATTAAGAAGGAAATTGGGCAACAGTGATCCACAGTTGCAAGAAAATAAAATTACCAATTTAAAAATTGCGACAAGTAAAATTGACGGTGTCATCATCAGGCCAGGAGAGACTTTTTCCTTTTGGAAACTTGTGGGGAGAACAACGAAGTCAAAGGGATATATTGAAGGTATGCAATTAAAAATGGGGGAAGTAAAGACGGGAATTGGCGGTGGCATTTGTCAGCTGGCCAACTTGCTCTATTGGATGGCTCTACATACTCCCCTTGTTGTCGTTGAAAGACATCATCACAGTTTTGATCCGTTCCCTGATTCGGGCAGAACCCTCCCGTTCGGCAGCGGGGCAAGCGTTTTTTATAACTATGTGGATTTGCGTTTTTACAATCCAACAAATCAATCCTTTCAGATCAAAGTGTGGGTGACGGACAAACATTTAAAAGGCGCGATCTATACAGATACGGAAATGCCATGCTCATATCATATTGAGGAAAGAAATCATCAATTTTTGCAAAAAGACGGTAAAAACTATCGTCAAAATGAAATTTGGCGAAAAACATACGATAAAGTGACAGGGCAAATGATAAAGGAAGAATTATTGATTGAAAATTTCTCGGAGGTCAAGTATCCGATTCCCCCTGAGGCTTTTCAACATAGTGGATATGAATTTTGTGTGGTAGATGAAGCGTAG
- a CDS encoding YeeE/YedE family protein — protein sequence MAYMIISGLLCGAALGFVMQRGRFCLTGGFRDMYLAKNNRIFYALLLAIAIQSIGVFLLMDLGVFEYSAGAFPIVSVIIGSYIFGIGIILAGGCATGTWYRAGEGLIGSWIALAGYMLMSTIMKSGVLAPFNQKFQQVGVLPANSIPDTIGINHWFLVIPFAAIVGFILYKQFTKPKIAIPTLKPKRTGLAHILFEKRWNPFATASLIGIIAFLAWPLSAATGRVFGLGITTPSANILQYLTTGDSTFINWGVFLVLGIFAGSFIAAKGSNEFRFRMPDVKTGINSFIGGNLMGVGASLAGGCSIGNGLVMTAVMTWQGWIGLLFMILGTWTASYFVYVRPRQKAKSVKLEKQPASV from the coding sequence ATGGCATACATGATTATCTCTGGACTACTTTGTGGGGCCGCGTTAGGTTTCGTCATGCAAAGAGGACGTTTTTGCTTAACCGGCGGATTTCGCGATATGTATTTGGCGAAAAATAACCGCATTTTCTATGCATTGCTGCTTGCTATTGCGATTCAAAGCATAGGCGTTTTCTTGCTGATGGATTTGGGGGTTTTCGAATATTCGGCAGGAGCATTTCCTATTGTTTCTGTCATCATTGGATCTTATATATTCGGCATCGGCATTATTTTGGCGGGAGGCTGCGCAACGGGGACATGGTACCGTGCTGGTGAAGGCCTCATTGGAAGCTGGATTGCATTAGCCGGTTATATGTTAATGAGTACAATCATGAAAAGCGGCGTACTCGCACCATTTAATCAGAAGTTCCAACAAGTTGGTGTGCTCCCTGCGAATTCCATTCCAGATACCATCGGAATCAATCATTGGTTCCTCGTCATACCATTTGCGGCGATTGTCGGCTTCATTTTATACAAACAATTCACAAAACCAAAAATCGCAATTCCGACTTTAAAACCAAAACGTACAGGTTTGGCACATATTTTATTTGAAAAACGTTGGAATCCGTTTGCTACAGCCTCTTTAATTGGAATTATCGCATTTCTTGCTTGGCCATTAAGTGCGGCAACCGGACGCGTATTCGGACTTGGAATTACGACACCTTCAGCGAATATCCTTCAGTATTTAACTACTGGAGATAGTACATTTATCAACTGGGGCGTCTTTTTGGTTTTAGGTATTTTTGCAGGTTCATTTATTGCGGCAAAGGGCAGCAATGAATTCCGTTTTAGAATGCCGGATGTTAAAACGGGGATCAACAGTTTTATTGGCGGTAATTTAATGGGAGTTGGAGCCAGTCTTGCCGGAGGTTGTTCAATCGGGAACGGCTTGGTGATGACGGCCGTTATGACATGGCAAGGTTGGATCGGTTTGCTCTTCATGATTTTAGGCACTTGGACGGCTTCATATTTTGTCTATGTTCGTCCACGCCAAAAAGCCAAATCCGTTAAACTCGAAAAACAACCCGCCTCGGTTTAA
- a CDS encoding sulfurtransferase TusA family protein, producing the protein MRKKLEVLGMVCPFPLLEAQEAMKELNSGDELVIDFDCTQATESIPRWAAEEGHTVTNFEQIDDATWTISIQKK; encoded by the coding sequence ATGAGAAAAAAATTGGAAGTACTTGGCATGGTTTGTCCATTCCCTTTACTTGAAGCACAAGAAGCGATGAAAGAACTTAACTCGGGCGATGAATTGGTCATCGATTTTGACTGTACTCAAGCTACCGAATCCATCCCACGTTGGGCTGCCGAAGAAGGGCATACAGTAACCAATTTCGAGCAAATTGATGATGCTACATGGACAATTTCAATTCAAAAAAAATAA